CACGTAGCCCTCGTTGGCCAGCCGCAGCGACTGGTCGTGGATGTACTTGTAGCCGTCGCGCTGCTTGCCCAGGTAGGTGACGATCTCCTGGCGGCCCCAGGTGGGCCAGTGGTGCTGGGCGAACAGCACCTCGGTGCGGGCGCCGTAGCGGTCGATGGTCTCGTCCAGCGCGCGCCACCACTGGTTGGCATCGCGCACCTGCGCGCCGCGGATGGTGTAGAGGTTGTGCAGGTTGTGGGTGGCGTCCTCGGCCGCGCACAGGGCCTGCCACTGCGGGAAGTACATCAGCATCTCGGCCGGGGCCTCGGTACCCGGCGCCATCAGGAACTCGATCTGCACGCCGTCGATGATGCGGGTCTCGCCGGTCTTGTGGATCAGGTCGGTCGGCGGGATCAGCGTCAGCGTGCCGTGCGCGACGGCCTTGCCCAGGCCCACGTCGACCTGGCCGGTGGCCGAGCGCGGCAGGTTGAAGCCATACATGTACTGCGCGCGGCGGCTCATGGCATTGCCGGCAAAGACGTTCTCGCTGACGGCTTCTTCCATGAAGCCTTCCGGCGCCAGCACCTTGACCCGGCCGGACTTGACGTCTTCCTCGGTGGTGACGCCCTTGACGCCGCCGAAGTGGTCGCCATGGCTGTGGGTGTAGATCACCGCCACCACCGGTTTCTTCGGCCGGTGCCGGAAGTAAAGCTCGAGGCCGGCGCGCGAGGTCTCGATCGCGGTCAGCGGGTCGATCACGATCAGCCCGGACTCGCCCTCGATGATCGTCATGTTGGCGATATCGAAGCCGCGCACCTGGTAGATGCGGTCCGTCACCTGGAACAGGCCGTGGTGCAGGTTGAGCCGGGCCTGGCGCCACAGGCTGGGATTCACGGTGGCCGGCGCGGTCTCCGGCTTGAGGAAATCGTAGGGAGCCAGCGTCCACACCACGTTGCCCCTGGCGTCGCGGATCTCGGTGTCGTCCAGCGTGCCGACGAAGCCGCGGCGCGCCGCGTCGAAGTCGCGCCGGTCCTGGAACGGCAGCTGCTGCAGCACGGCAGCATTGGCGCGGGCGGTGGCATCGGTGGCGGGCTTGCCGGCACTGGCCGCGGCGGAAGCGGCGCCGGCGGTCCCGGCAACGGTGAAGGCGGCGGCGGCCAGCGCGGTGGCGGCGGCGGCAAAAACAGTCGGATACGGCATCCTGGTCTCCTGGATCCGGCGCCGGGCACGGGCGTGGCCGG
The window above is part of the Cupriavidus taiwanensis LMG 19424 genome. Proteins encoded here:
- a CDS encoding alkyl/aryl-sulfatase — encoded protein: MPYPTVFAAAATALAAAAFTVAGTAGAASAAASAGKPATDATARANAAVLQQLPFQDRRDFDAARRGFVGTLDDTEIRDARGNVVWTLAPYDFLKPETAPATVNPSLWRQARLNLHHGLFQVTDRIYQVRGFDIANMTIIEGESGLIVIDPLTAIETSRAGLELYFRHRPKKPVVAVIYTHSHGDHFGGVKGVTTEEDVKSGRVKVLAPEGFMEEAVSENVFAGNAMSRRAQYMYGFNLPRSATGQVDVGLGKAVAHGTLTLIPPTDLIHKTGETRIIDGVQIEFLMAPGTEAPAEMLMYFPQWQALCAAEDATHNLHNLYTIRGAQVRDANQWWRALDETIDRYGARTEVLFAQHHWPTWGRQEIVTYLGKQRDGYKYIHDQSLRLANEGYVPAEIAERVKLPPSLASEWHLRDYYGTVSHNAKAVYQRYLGWYDANPANLNPLPPEEAGKRYVEFMGGAARVLEQARAAYTRGEYRWVAEVVKHVVFADPSNQAARELEADALEQLGYQAESSTWRNAYLSGAAELRGGPPRTGRRTGSPDVLRAMTDTMFLDYLAISLNGDRAAGKTLALNWVQPDTGKRFALTVENGVFRYKADAQHASPQATLTMPRAGLMGVLAGQTTLQAETQAGRARVEGDSQALAAWAGLMDKSEPNFAIVTP